A genomic window from Pelagibius sp. CAU 1746 includes:
- the rplF gene encoding 50S ribosomal protein L6: MSRVGKNPVEVPAGVEVAIKGGLVSAKGKLGSLDFQATDDVEITQEDSKIWVKPVNESKKARAMWGTARSRIQNMVQGVSEGFTRELEINGVGYRAAVQGQSLNLQLGFSHDVAYPIPEGITIKCEKPTSITVSGADKQKVGQVAAEIRSYRPPEPYKGKGVKYADEVILRKEGKKK; this comes from the coding sequence ATGTCGCGTGTAGGAAAGAACCCCGTCGAGGTGCCCGCGGGAGTCGAGGTCGCCATCAAGGGAGGTCTCGTCTCGGCGAAGGGTAAGTTGGGTTCCCTGGATTTCCAGGCGACCGACGACGTGGAAATCACCCAGGAAGACAGCAAGATCTGGGTGAAGCCGGTCAACGAGTCCAAGAAGGCCCGCGCTATGTGGGGCACGGCCCGCTCGCGCATCCAGAATATGGTGCAGGGCGTCTCCGAGGGCTTCACCAGGGAGCTGGAGATTAACGGTGTCGGCTATCGCGCCGCGGTTCAGGGACAGTCGTTGAACCTGCAGCTCGGCTTCAGCCACGATGTTGCCTATCCGATTCCGGAAGGCATCACCATCAAGTGCGAGAAGCCGACGTCGATTACCGTTTCCGGCGCTGACAAGCAGAAGGTCGGCCAGGTTGCCGCTGAAATCCGCAGCTACCGCCCGCCGGAGCCCTATAAGGGCAAGGGCGTGAAGTACGCGGACGAGGTCATCCTGCGCAAGGAAGGCAAGAAGAAGTAA
- the rpmC gene encoding 50S ribosomal protein L29, whose product MKAEDLRTKSADELKESLVGLRKEQFNLRFQQASGQLENTARVRQVRRDIARIKTILRDKQQAAS is encoded by the coding sequence ATGAAGGCAGAAGACCTGCGGACCAAGTCCGCTGACGAGTTGAAGGAGTCGCTGGTCGGCTTGCGGAAGGAGCAGTTCAACCTGCGCTTCCAGCAGGCGAGCGGTCAGCTGGAAAATACGGCGCGCGTGCGGCAGGTTCGCCGCGATATCGCGCGAATCAAAACGATCCTGCGCGATAAGCAGCAGGCGGCGTCTTAG
- the rpmD gene encoding 50S ribosomal protein L30: MSAAKKTLKVTQIGSPIGRTKDQRATLVGLGLNKMNRSRELEDTPAVRGMINKVKHLVRVEGEA; encoded by the coding sequence ATGTCTGCAGCGAAGAAGACCCTGAAGGTCACCCAGATCGGCAGCCCGATCGGCCGCACCAAGGACCAGCGGGCGACCCTGGTCGGGCTCGGCCTCAACAAGATGAACCGCTCGCGTGAGCTGGAAGACACGCCGGCGGTGCGCGGCATGATCAACAAGGTGAAGCACCTGGTGCGCGTCGAGGGCGAGGCCTGA
- the rplN gene encoding 50S ribosomal protein L14, with protein sequence MIQMQTQLDVADNSGARRVQCIKVLGGSKRKTAGVGDVIVVSVKEAIPRGRVKKGDVHQAVIVRTAKEIRRNDGSTIRFDNNAAVLINKQGEPIGTRIFGPVTRELRAKNFMKIISLAPEVL encoded by the coding sequence ATGATCCAGATGCAGACCCAGCTCGATGTCGCCGATAACTCGGGTGCGCGCCGCGTGCAGTGCATCAAGGTGCTTGGCGGCTCGAAGCGGAAGACGGCCGGCGTCGGCGACGTGATCGTCGTCTCGGTGAAGGAAGCCATTCCGCGCGGCCGCGTGAAGAAGGGCGACGTCCACCAGGCTGTGATCGTCCGTACGGCGAAGGAAATCCGCCGTAACGACGGCAGCACCATCCGCTTCGACAACAATGCGGCTGTGCTGATCAACAAGCAGGGTGAGCCGATCGGAACCCGTATCTTCGGCCCGGTGACGCGTGAGCTTCGTGCCAAGAATTTCATGAAGATCATTTCCCTGGCCCCTGAGGTGCTGTGA
- the rplX gene encoding 50S ribosomal protein L24, whose translation MAKKFKIKKGDKVVVTTGRDKGKEGEVLQVLREDDRVLVQGVNMVKRHTAPSQMSPGGIVEKEASVHISNVALIDPKSSKPTRVGYKFDKDGQKIRVAKRSGETIDL comes from the coding sequence ATGGCCAAGAAGTTTAAGATCAAGAAGGGCGACAAGGTGGTTGTGACCACCGGCCGCGACAAGGGCAAGGAAGGCGAGGTTCTGCAGGTGCTGCGGGAAGACGATCGCGTCCTGGTCCAGGGCGTCAACATGGTCAAGCGCCACACCGCGCCCTCGCAGATGTCGCCCGGCGGCATCGTCGAGAAGGAAGCTTCGGTCCACATTTCGAATGTGGCCCTTATCGATCCGAAGTCGAGCAAGCCGACCCGCGTCGGTTACAAGTTCGACAAGGACGGTCAAAAGATCCGGGTCGCCAAGCGGTCCGGTGAGACAATCGATCTCTAA
- the rpsC gene encoding 30S ribosomal protein S3, translated as MGQKVNPIGLRLGINRTWDSRWFADDNYADLLHEDLRIRKYLRKRLQQAGVSRIVIERPAKKARITIHTARPGVVIGKKGADIEKLRSALQAMTGSEVHLNIVEIRKPEIDATLVAENIANQLERRVAFRRAMKRAVQSAMRLGANGIRINCGGRLGGAEIARTEWYREGRVPLHTLRADVDYGEATAKTTYGACGVKVWVFKGEILAHDPMAQDKRAQEAQTAR; from the coding sequence ATGGGTCAGAAAGTCAATCCGATCGGCCTGCGGCTGGGGATCAACCGTACCTGGGATTCCCGCTGGTTTGCGGACGATAACTACGCGGACCTGCTGCATGAGGACCTGCGCATCCGCAAGTATCTGCGCAAGCGGTTGCAGCAGGCGGGTGTTTCGCGCATCGTCATCGAGCGGCCGGCCAAGAAGGCGCGCATCACGATCCACACCGCGCGGCCCGGCGTCGTCATCGGCAAGAAGGGCGCGGACATCGAGAAGCTGCGCTCGGCCTTGCAGGCCATGACCGGCAGTGAGGTGCACCTGAATATCGTCGAGATCCGCAAGCCGGAGATCGACGCCACGCTGGTGGCCGAGAACATCGCCAACCAGTTGGAGCGCCGCGTCGCCTTCCGCCGCGCCATGAAGCGGGCCGTGCAGTCGGCCATGCGTCTGGGCGCCAACGGCATCCGCATCAACTGCGGCGGCCGTCTGGGTGGTGCCGAGATCGCGCGCACCGAGTGGTATCGCGAAGGCCGGGTGCCGCTGCATACGCTGCGCGCCGACGTCGACTATGGCGAGGCGACGGCGAAGACCACTTACGGCGCTTGCGGCGTCAAGGTCTGGGTCTTCAAGGGCGAGATCCTGGCCCACGACCCGATGGCGCAGGACAAGCGGGCGCAGGAAGCCCAAACCGCCAGGTAA
- the rplP gene encoding 50S ribosomal protein L16, with the protein MLQPKRTKYRKAHKGRIHGKAKGGTQLNFGAYGLKATSPGRVSARQIEAARRTITRHMKRVGKLWIRIFPDVPVSSKPAEVRQGKGKGSPEWWAARVKPGRVLFELEGVPQDLAREAFTLAAAKLPVNTKFITRLGGEEH; encoded by the coding sequence ATGTTGCAGCCGAAACGAACTAAATACCGGAAGGCCCACAAGGGCCGTATCCACGGCAAGGCTAAGGGCGGTACGCAGCTGAACTTTGGTGCCTACGGCCTGAAGGCGACCAGCCCGGGCCGGGTCTCGGCGCGGCAGATCGAAGCTGCGCGCCGCACCATCACGCGCCACATGAAGCGCGTCGGCAAGCTGTGGATCCGCATCTTCCCGGACGTGCCGGTTTCCTCCAAGCCCGCGGAAGTCCGCCAGGGTAAGGGTAAGGGCTCGCCGGAGTGGTGGGCCGCGCGGGTGAAGCCCGGCCGGGTTCTCTTCGAACTCGAGGGCGTTCCGCAGGATCTGGCACGCGAGGCCTTTACTCTGGCCGCCGCGAAGCTGCCGGTTAACACCAAGTTCATCACCCGCCTCGGCGGTGAGGAGCACTAA
- a CDS encoding 50S ribosomal protein L23: MSRARAFKNQTAKVSSERMYEVVRRPVVTEKSTLGSEHNQITFVVPLDATKPEIKAAIEEIFKVKVKAVNTLRNKGKVKRFRGQTGKRSDVKKAFVTLAEGHSIDVTTGI, encoded by the coding sequence ATGAGCCGGGCACGCGCATTCAAGAACCAGACGGCCAAGGTGTCGTCGGAGCGGATGTACGAGGTGGTTCGTCGCCCGGTGGTGACGGAAAAGTCCACCTTGGGCTCCGAGCACAACCAAATCACCTTCGTGGTGCCGTTGGACGCCACCAAGCCGGAGATCAAGGCCGCGATCGAGGAGATCTTCAAGGTCAAGGTCAAGGCGGTGAACACCCTGCGCAACAAGGGCAAGGTGAAGCGTTTCCGCGGCCAGACGGGCAAGCGTTCCGACGTGAAGAAGGCATTCGTGACTTTGGCAGAAGGTCACAGCATCGACGTGACCACGGGGATCTAA
- the rplC gene encoding 50S ribosomal protein L3: MRTGLIAQKMGMTRVFTPEGENVPVTVLQMKDCQVVAVRTAEKDGYDAVQLGAAKAKPNRVSKPMRGHFAKAKVEPKRRLVEFRVSNDALLEVGQELSAAHFVAGQRVDVTGTSIGKGFAGAMKRHNFGGMRASHGVSISHRAHGSTGNSQDPGRVFKGKKMAGHMGDRRVTTQNLEVVSIDEDRGLILVRGAVPGAEGSWVMVRDAVKRSRPEDVPYPAGLKSLPEAEQPAAASDEAPEAAAEASADAPAEDKKDQ, from the coding sequence ATGCGGACTGGTCTGATTGCGCAGAAGATGGGCATGACCCGCGTCTTCACGCCGGAAGGCGAGAACGTGCCGGTCACCGTTCTGCAGATGAAGGATTGCCAGGTGGTGGCGGTCCGCACCGCGGAGAAGGACGGCTACGACGCCGTGCAGCTGGGGGCGGCGAAGGCGAAGCCGAACCGCGTCTCCAAGCCGATGCGCGGCCACTTTGCCAAGGCGAAGGTGGAGCCGAAGCGCCGGCTGGTCGAGTTCCGCGTCTCCAACGACGCTCTGCTCGAAGTCGGTCAGGAGCTCTCGGCGGCGCATTTCGTCGCCGGGCAGCGGGTCGACGTGACCGGCACCTCGATCGGTAAGGGTTTCGCCGGCGCCATGAAGCGGCACAATTTCGGCGGCATGCGCGCCAGCCACGGCGTGTCGATCTCGCACCGTGCACACGGCTCGACCGGTAATAGCCAGGACCCGGGCCGCGTGTTCAAGGGCAAGAAGATGGCCGGCCACATGGGCGACCGTCGCGTCACCACCCAGAACCTGGAAGTGGTCTCCATCGACGAGGACCGCGGCCTGATTCTGGTGCGCGGTGCGGTGCCGGGCGCCGAGGGAAGCTGGGTCATGGTGCGCGACGCCGTGAAGCGCAGCCGCCCGGAAGACGTGCCCTATCCGGCCGGCTTGAAGAGCCTGCCGGAGGCGGAGCAGCCGGCGGCGGCTTCTGATGAGGCGCCGGAAGCGGCGGCCGAGGCGTCTGCCGACGCGCCGGCCGAGGATAAGAAGGATCAGTAG
- the rpsS gene encoding 30S ribosomal protein S19, which translates to MSRSVWKGPFVDSYLLKKAEASRGSGRNEIIKTWSRRSTIMPQFVGLTFGVYNGKKFLPVLVTENMVGHKFGEFAPTRTFFGHAADKKAKRG; encoded by the coding sequence GTGTCACGCTCTGTTTGGAAAGGTCCGTTCGTCGACAGTTATCTGCTGAAGAAGGCAGAGGCTTCGCGCGGCTCGGGTCGCAACGAGATCATCAAAACCTGGTCCCGTCGTTCGACCATCATGCCGCAGTTCGTCGGTCTGACGTTCGGTGTGTACAACGGCAAGAAGTTCCTGCCGGTCCTGGTGACGGAGAATATGGTGGGCCACAAGTTCGGCGAGTTCGCGCCGACGCGCACCTTCTTCGGCCACGCGGCGGACAAGAAGGCCAAGAGGGGCTAA
- the rpsE gene encoding 30S ribosomal protein S5, producing the protein MARAPREGRSREDRRQRDNDEPELIEKLVGINRVAKVVKGGRRFGFAALVIVGDGRGRVGHGHGKAREVPEAIRKATEQAKKQMVRVPLREGRTLHHDIKGRFGAGRVLLRAAEAGTGIIAGGPMRAVFEALGVQDVVAKSVGSSNPHNMIRATFEALERSASPRMVAQRRGKKVSDILGKRDTAAAEARE; encoded by the coding sequence ATGGCACGAGCTCCCCGCGAAGGGCGGTCCCGCGAAGATCGCCGGCAGCGCGACAACGACGAGCCGGAACTGATTGAGAAGCTGGTCGGCATCAACCGCGTGGCCAAGGTGGTCAAGGGCGGTCGCCGTTTCGGCTTTGCCGCGCTGGTGATCGTCGGCGACGGCCGCGGCCGCGTCGGCCACGGCCACGGCAAGGCGCGCGAAGTACCGGAAGCGATCCGCAAGGCGACCGAGCAGGCCAAGAAGCAGATGGTCCGCGTGCCGCTGCGTGAGGGCCGCACCCTGCACCATGACATCAAAGGCCGCTTCGGCGCCGGTCGCGTGCTGCTGCGCGCCGCCGAGGCCGGTACCGGCATCATCGCCGGCGGCCCGATGCGTGCGGTCTTCGAGGCCCTCGGCGTGCAGGACGTGGTCGCCAAGTCGGTGGGCTCGTCCAACCCCCACAACATGATCCGGGCGACCTTCGAAGCCCTGGAGCGCAGCGCCAGCCCCCGCATGGTGGCTCAGCGGCGCGGCAAGAAGGTCTCCGACATTCTCGGCAAGCGCGACACCGCCGCCGCCGAGGCGCGGGAGTAA
- the rplV gene encoding 50S ribosomal protein L22, producing MGKPKHPGQLAENEARAVVRNLRTSAQKLNLVAQSIRGKSAEQALAELTFSKRRIANDVKKALQSAIANAENNHQLDVDRLYVSEATVGKSFVMKRFRARARGRAGKIVKPWSRLTVVVREREETA from the coding sequence ATGGGTAAGCCGAAACATCCCGGTCAGTTGGCCGAGAACGAAGCGCGCGCCGTGGTCCGCAATCTGCGCACCAGCGCACAGAAGCTGAACCTCGTGGCGCAGTCGATCCGCGGCAAGAGCGCCGAGCAGGCCCTGGCGGAGTTGACCTTCTCGAAGCGGCGCATCGCCAACGACGTGAAGAAGGCTCTGCAGTCGGCCATCGCCAACGCGGAGAACAATCACCAGCTCGACGTCGACCGGCTCTACGTGTCCGAGGCGACCGTCGGCAAGAGCTTTGTCATGAAGCGTTTCCGTGCCCGTGCGCGCGGCCGCGCTGGAAAAATCGTGAAGCCATGGAGCCGCCTGACCGTGGTGGTTCGTGAGCGCGAGGAAACGGCGTAA
- the rplE gene encoding 50S ribosomal protein L5, whose product MKPRLKEHYDTQLKASMMEEFGYKNAMEVPRLEKIVINMGVGEAVADSKKIKSAVNEMALISGQQPVVTKAKKSVATFKLREGMPVGCKVTLRRERMYEFLDRLITIALPRVRDFRGVSGKSFDGRGNYAMGLKEQIVFPEIDYDTVDEIRGMDIIICTTAKTDKEAHALLKGFDMPFRA is encoded by the coding sequence ATGAAACCGCGCTTGAAAGAGCACTATGATACTCAGCTGAAGGCTTCCATGATGGAAGAGTTCGGCTACAAGAATGCGATGGAAGTGCCGCGCCTCGAGAAAATCGTCATCAACATGGGTGTCGGTGAGGCCGTGGCGGATTCCAAGAAGATCAAGTCCGCCGTCAACGAAATGGCGCTGATCTCCGGCCAGCAGCCGGTGGTCACCAAGGCCAAGAAGTCGGTCGCGACCTTTAAGCTGCGCGAGGGCATGCCGGTAGGCTGTAAAGTTACCCTGCGCCGCGAGCGGATGTATGAGTTCCTCGACCGCCTGATCACCATCGCGCTGCCGCGCGTGCGTGACTTCCGTGGCGTGTCGGGCAAGAGCTTCGACGGCCGTGGCAACTATGCCATGGGTCTGAAGGAGCAGATCGTCTTCCCGGAAATCGACTACGACACCGTCGACGAGATCCGCGGTATGGACATCATCATCTGCACCACCGCGAAGACGGACAAGGAAGCCCATGCCCTGCTCAAGGGTTTCGACATGCCGTTTCGGGCCTAA
- the rplD gene encoding 50S ribosomal protein L4, producing the protein MKCPVTTLDNKKAGEIDLDDTVFGLSPRQDILARVVNWQLAKRRAGTHKVKTRGEVSGSTRKLFRQKGTGNARMGSARTTQRRGGGTVFGPVVRDHSHELTKKVRKLGLKAALSAKAAEGKLVVVEDLAVKEAKTGDLAKKFAALGWSSALIIDGAQVDGGFAKAARNLPLVDVLPQQGANVYDILRRDTLVLTKGAVEALEARLK; encoded by the coding sequence ATGAAGTGTCCGGTTACGACACTCGACAATAAGAAGGCCGGCGAGATCGATCTCGACGATACCGTCTTCGGGCTTTCGCCGCGGCAGGACATCCTTGCGCGCGTGGTGAACTGGCAGCTCGCGAAGCGCCGCGCCGGCACGCACAAGGTGAAGACCCGCGGCGAGGTCTCCGGTTCGACCCGTAAGCTCTTTCGTCAGAAGGGCACCGGCAATGCGCGTATGGGCTCCGCCCGGACCACGCAGCGCCGCGGCGGCGGTACCGTCTTCGGCCCGGTGGTGCGCGACCACAGCCACGAGCTGACCAAGAAGGTCCGCAAGCTGGGACTCAAGGCCGCGCTCTCCGCCAAGGCCGCGGAAGGCAAGCTGGTGGTGGTCGAGGATCTTGCAGTCAAGGAAGCCAAGACGGGCGATCTGGCGAAGAAGTTCGCCGCCCTGGGCTGGTCCTCGGCGCTGATCATCGACGGTGCTCAGGTCGACGGCGGTTTCGCCAAGGCGGCGCGTAACCTGCCGCTGGTCGACGTGCTGCCGCAGCAGGGCGCCAATGTGTACGACATTCTGCGCCGCGATACCCTGGTGCTGACCAAGGGTGCGGTGGAAGCGTTGGAGGCGCGACTGAAATGA
- the rpsJ gene encoding 30S ribosomal protein S10 yields the protein MDSQDIRIRLKAFDHRVLDQSTSEIVGTAKRTGAQVRGPIPLPTRIEKFTVLRSPHIDKKSREQFEIRTHKRLLDIVDPTPQTVDALMKLDLAAGVDVEIKLKG from the coding sequence ATGGACAGCCAAGATATTCGCATTCGCCTGAAGGCTTTCGATCACCGAGTGCTCGACCAGTCGACCTCGGAGATCGTCGGTACGGCGAAGAGAACCGGTGCGCAGGTGCGCGGCCCGATTCCGCTTCCGACCCGGATCGAGAAGTTCACGGTGCTGCGGTCTCCGCACATCGACAAGAAGAGCCGCGAGCAGTTCGAAATCCGGACGCACAAGCGGCTGCTCGACATCGTCGATCCGACCCCGCAGACGGTGGACGCGCTGATGAAGCTCGACCTCGCCGCCGGCGTCGACGTTGAGATCAAGCTGAAGGGCTAG
- the rplR gene encoding 50S ribosomal protein L18 gives MKTSKQLHDRRKMRVRSTLARKGSGRPRLSVFRSGKHIYAQVIDDGQGRTLAAASSIDGALKAKLKNGSDKAAAAEVGKLLAERAVAAGIKEVLFDRGGYLFHGRVKALADAAREGGLTF, from the coding sequence ATGAAGACTTCAAAGCAACTCCACGATCGGCGCAAGATGCGCGTGCGCAGCACGCTTGCGCGCAAAGGCAGCGGGCGGCCGCGTCTGTCGGTTTTCCGCTCCGGCAAGCACATCTATGCCCAGGTCATCGACGACGGCCAGGGGCGCACTTTGGCCGCGGCCTCCAGCATCGACGGCGCGCTGAAGGCGAAGCTGAAGAACGGCTCCGACAAGGCGGCTGCGGCCGAGGTCGGCAAGCTGCTGGCCGAGCGGGCTGTGGCAGCGGGCATCAAGGAAGTCCTTTTTGACCGCGGTGGTTACCTCTTTCATGGACGCGTGAAGGCCTTGGCCGACGCGGCTCGTGAAGGCGGTTTGACGTTTTAA
- the rplO gene encoding 50S ribosomal protein L15, protein MKLNELSDNQGANKARKRIGRGIGSGKGKTAGQGHKGQKARSGVSIKGFEGGQMPLHRRLPKRGFNNIFAKNYKVVNTGRLQGAIDAGRLDAGKPVDTAALKEAGLIKSAPDGIRLLAKGELKAKINITVAGASKAAVEAVEKAGGSVTVVAKAPAGESASASE, encoded by the coding sequence ATGAAACTCAATGAGTTGAGCGACAATCAGGGCGCCAACAAGGCCCGCAAGCGCATCGGCCGCGGTATCGGTTCCGGCAAGGGCAAGACCGCCGGCCAAGGCCACAAGGGTCAGAAGGCCCGCTCCGGCGTGTCCATCAAGGGCTTCGAGGGCGGCCAGATGCCGCTGCACCGCCGCTTGCCGAAGCGCGGCTTCAACAACATCTTCGCCAAGAACTACAAGGTGGTGAACACCGGCCGCCTGCAGGGCGCGATCGATGCCGGGCGTCTGGACGCCGGCAAGCCGGTCGACACGGCCGCGCTGAAGGAAGCCGGGCTCATCAAGTCGGCGCCGGATGGCATTCGCCTCCTTGCAAAGGGCGAGTTGAAGGCCAAGATCAACATTACCGTTGCGGGCGCGTCCAAGGCCGCGGTCGAGGCGGTCGAGAAGGCCGGTGGCTCCGTGACCGTCGTTGCCAAGGCTCCTGCCGGCGAAAGCGCGTCCGCTTCCGAGTAG
- the rplB gene encoding 50S ribosomal protein L2, producing MALKNFNPTTPGRRNLVLVDRGDLWKGAPVKKLTEGLTKKGGRNNTGRITARRRGGGHKRLYRIVDFKRRKFDVPATVERLEYDPNRSAFIALVNYEDGEQSYILAPQRLAIGDTVISGEKADIKPGNAMPLSSIPVGTIVHNVEMKPGKGGQIARSAGTYVQLVGRDAGYALLRLGSGEVRMVRAECMASIGAVSNPDKANAKLGKAGRKRWIGKRPAVRGVAMNPVDHPHGGGEGRTSGGRHPVTPWGKPTKGAKTRRNKKTNALIVRRRHKKR from the coding sequence ATGGCGCTTAAGAATTTCAATCCGACGACTCCGGGCCGCCGCAATCTCGTGCTGGTGGACCGTGGCGACCTGTGGAAGGGCGCGCCGGTCAAGAAGCTGACCGAAGGCCTGACCAAGAAGGGCGGCCGCAACAACACCGGGCGCATCACGGCGCGCCGTCGTGGCGGCGGCCACAAGCGGCTGTATCGCATTGTCGATTTCAAGCGCCGCAAGTTCGATGTGCCGGCCACGGTGGAGCGCCTGGAATACGATCCGAACCGCAGCGCCTTCATCGCGCTGGTGAACTACGAGGACGGTGAGCAGAGCTACATCCTGGCGCCGCAGCGCCTGGCGATCGGCGATACCGTGATCTCCGGCGAGAAGGCGGACATCAAGCCGGGCAACGCCATGCCGCTGTCCTCCATTCCGGTCGGCACCATCGTCCACAATGTGGAGATGAAGCCGGGCAAGGGCGGTCAGATCGCGCGTTCGGCGGGGACCTACGTTCAGCTGGTCGGCCGCGACGCGGGCTACGCGCTGCTGCGTCTCGGCTCCGGCGAAGTGCGTATGGTGCGGGCCGAGTGCATGGCCTCGATCGGCGCGGTGTCCAATCCGGACAAGGCCAATGCCAAGCTGGGCAAGGCCGGCCGCAAGCGTTGGATCGGCAAGCGCCCCGCGGTGCGCGGCGTCGCCATGAACCCGGTCGATCACCCGCACGGCGGTGGTGAAGGCCGGACCTCGGGCGGCCGTCATCCGGTCACGCCTTGGGGCAAGCCGACCAAGGGTGCCAAGACCCGTCGTAACAAGAAGACGAACGCGCTGATCGTGCGTCGTCGTCACAAGAAGCGCTAA
- the rpsH gene encoding 30S ribosomal protein S8: MAMSDPLGDMLTRIRNGQRTGKSKVRAPASKLRANVLEVLKREGYIRDYRTEAGDRGLSEVEIELKYNEGAPVIQEIARVSRPGRRVYSKIKELPRVYNGLGISILSTPRGVMSDQEARAANVGGEVLCRVY; the protein is encoded by the coding sequence ATGGCTATGAGCGATCCCCTCGGTGATATGCTGACGCGTATCCGCAATGGACAGCGGACCGGTAAGTCGAAGGTCCGCGCGCCGGCTTCGAAGCTGCGTGCCAATGTCCTTGAGGTGCTGAAGCGAGAGGGTTACATCCGCGACTATCGTACTGAAGCGGGCGATCGGGGACTGAGTGAGGTCGAGATCGAGCTGAAGTACAATGAGGGCGCACCGGTGATCCAGGAGATCGCGCGGGTTTCGCGTCCGGGTCGCCGGGTCTATTCGAAGATCAAGGAGCTGCCGCGGGTCTACAACGGCCTGGGTATCAGCATCCTGTCCACGCCGCGCGGGGTCATGTCGGACCAGGAAGCGCGCGCCGCGAACGTGGGTGGTGAAGTGCTCTGTCGCGTCTATTAA
- the rpsN gene encoding 30S ribosomal protein S14 yields the protein MAKKSAVEKNKARKKMVDRYSAKRAALKQVARDRELPPEERFQAYLKLAELPRNSTKGRLRNRCQVTGRPRGVYRKFQLSRITLRDLASVGQIPGMVKSSW from the coding sequence ATGGCGAAGAAAAGTGCCGTAGAGAAGAACAAGGCCCGCAAGAAGATGGTGGACCGCTATTCGGCGAAGCGGGCTGCGCTCAAGCAGGTTGCGCGCGACCGCGAGTTGCCGCCGGAAGAGCGCTTCCAGGCCTATCTGAAGCTTGCTGAGCTGCCGCGCAACTCGACCAAGGGTCGTTTGCGCAACCGCTGCCAGGTGACCGGGCGCCCGCGTGGCGTCTACCGGAAGTTCCAGTTGTCGCGCATTACGCTGCGTGATCTGGCTTCGGTGGGTCAGATCCCTGGCATGGTTAAGTCGAGCTGGTAG
- the rpsQ gene encoding 30S ribosomal protein S17, whose amino-acid sequence MPRRILQGVVVSDKGEKTITVLVERRVMHPVYKKFIKLSKKYRAHDESNSCHVGDTVRIRECRPISKTKTWEVVTGEQAA is encoded by the coding sequence ATGCCGCGTCGGATCTTGCAAGGTGTGGTGGTGAGCGATAAGGGCGAGAAGACGATTACCGTCTTGGTCGAGCGTCGCGTCATGCACCCGGTTTATAAGAAATTCATCAAGCTGTCGAAGAAGTACCGTGCCCACGACGAGAGCAATTCTTGCCATGTCGGTGACACTGTGCGGATTCGCGAGTGCCGTCCCATTTCCAAGACCAAGACCTGGGAAGTGGTGACCGGCGAGCAGGCGGCTTAG